Below is a genomic region from Candidatus Eremiobacteraceae bacterium.
GTATACTTCGGCGGAGGAACGCCGTCGGCCATCGGGCCGGATCGGATCGCGGCGCTGACCACATTCATATTCGAGAAATTCACCATCGCGCCGGACTCGATCGAATGCACGCTTGAGGCGAATCCGTCGCGCGGCGGCGACGACATCCGGCGCTGGCGAGAAGCCGGCGTAAACCGGCTCTCGGTCGGCGTCCAATCCTTCGACGACGCCGAATTGCGCCGGCTCGGACGGGACCATTCGTCGGCCGATGCCGCTGAGTTCTTGCGCGCGGCGCGATCCGCGGGTTTCGAGAACATCAGCCTCGATCTGATCGCGGGCTCGCCCGGTCAGTCGCTCGAGGGATTTCGCGATTCACTTCGGTCGGCGGTCGCGACCGGCGTCGATCACGTCTCCGTCTACGGCTTGACGATCGAAGCGGCCACACCGTATGCGACGTGGTTCGCGCGCGAGCCGCAGGCGTTTCCCGATGACGATCTCGTGGCGGCGCTGCTCGAAGAAGCGGATTGCCAGTTGACGGCCGCCGGCTTTGTGCACTACGAGATCTCCAACTTCGCTCGGCCAGGCTTCGAAAGCGCGCACAACCGCGGATATTGGCGGCAAGCCGACTGCGCGGCATTCGGCATGTCGGCGGCCGGCTATCGCGATGGTGTGCGCTTTGTCAACGTTCGCGGCTTCGATGCCTACTGCGAAGCGATCGAAGCGCATCGTTCGGCGATCGCTGAGCTTGAGCTGCTCGACTTCGGGCGGCGCGTCGGGGAAGCGGCGATGCTTGCGCTTCGGACATCGGACGGCATCATCTATGACGAATTCGAGCGGCGATTCGGCGTGGATGCGCGCGCGATTTTCGGCGCCGCGCGGAAAAAATGCTCGGCGGCCGGCTTGCTCGAAGAGAGCGCGGCGGGCGCGCACCTCAGCAGCCGCGGTCGCCTCCTCGCCAACTCGGTCTGCGCCGAGTTCCTCACGCCCGACCTTCCGCGAAACGAGCACGCGTGACACGAATCTTTTTCCGGTCGGCCTTCGCCATCTTATTCTGCATCCTCGGCATCATCGGCGGCCACGAACTCTCCTTACATTTCGCCTCGCAGATCGCGGCTACGGGCATGGTCGAATTTCTGCGCGATTTCGGGTTGCCGACGCTCGGGGCGGTCGTCGGCATCGCGATCTCACCGCTGTTCTATCGCCTCTTTGAAACGCTGGTCTTTGCGATCGAAGACAGCATCGCGCGGCTCCAACCCGCCGAAGCGCTCTCGGGAGCCATCGGCCTCGTGGTCGGCCTCGTCGTCTCGTTTTTTGTGCGCGACATATTCCAAGGATTCACGCAGCTGCCGCGCTACGGGCCGATGCTCTCGTTCGTGCTGTACGCGCTGATCACGATGTTCTTCAGCTATCTGGGCGTGCGGGTAGGCCTGCGCCAGCGGCTCTCCACGTGGACGCGAGGTGCGATGCACGGCGGCGACGCGCCGCCCAAGCTGCTCGACACATCGGTCATCATAGATGGGCGCATCCTCGAGATCGTGCAGGCCGGCTTCTTGGACGGTCGGCTCATCGTTCCCAAATTCGTGCTGCGCGAACTGCAGACGATCGCCGATTCGGTGGACGCGCTCAAACGCGGCCGCGGCCGCCGCGGGTTGGAAGTGCTTTCGCAGTTGCGCGACGCGTCGCAGTCGCTCGAAGTGCTCGATCGCGACGTCCACGAGCGCGATGTGGACGGCAAGCTCGTCGTGCTCGCGCGCGACATGGGCGCGCACATCCTTACGAACGATTTCAATTTGAACCGCGTTGCAAGTCTGCAAGGCGTGAAGATCCTCAACATCAACGTGCTCGCAAACGCGCTCAAACCGGTCGTGATCCCGGGCGAAGGGATGGCGGTGGCGATCGTCAAGGACGGCAAGGAGCCGAATCAGGGCGTCGGGTACCTCGATGACGGCACGATGATCGTCGTCGAAAACGGCCGCGCGCTGAAAGGCGAGAATGTCTCGGTCGAAGTGACGTCCGTGTTGCAGACGGCGGCGGGGCGCATGATCTTCGCGAAACTCAAACGCTGACGTGACAGGCGTCGGCGCGGTCACCGCGATCCTCGCGGCTGCCGGTCGCGGCGTCCGGCTCGGATCGCGCAAGCAGCTGCTCGCATTCCAAGGCAAGCCGCTTGCCGCGTGGTCGCTCGAAACGTTCGCCGCGTGTCCGCTCGTGACGGACATCGTCGTCGTGTGCGAAGCGGACGAGCATGAAGCATTCGTCGCTCTCTCGCGCGACCGCGGCGGCGGCAAAGTGCGCGCCGTCGTCAGCGGGGGCGAGCGGCGCCAGGATTCGGTCTACGCCGGCTTGCGCGCGGCGCCCGCGCAGACCGCGATCGCGATCGTGCACGACGGCGCCCGACCGTTCGTCACGGGCGAGCAGATCGAAGCGGTGCTTGCGGCTGCACGCGAAGGCGGGGCGGCTATCCTCGCTGTGCCGGAAAAAGAGACTGTGAAACAAGCGGGCGAAGGCGGAGCCGTCGCCCGAACGCTCCCGCGCGAGGCGCTCTGGCACGCGCAGACGCCGCAGGCGTTCGAATTCGGCATTCTCATGCGCGCGTATGCAGCCGCGGAGCAAGGCGGATTCGTCGGCACCGACTGCTCGATGCTCGTAGAAGCAGCGGGCGAGACGGCCGTGCGCATCGTCGAAGGGTCGTACGACAACGTGAAGATCACGACGCCCGAAGACCTGATAATCGCCGAGCATATCGCTCGCGCTCGTTTGGGCGCGACATGAGGGTCGGCTTCGGCTATGATGCACATCCGCTGGTCGCGGGAAGGCTGCTCGTCCTTGCGGGTGTGGAGGTGCCGTACGCGCGAGGTCTCGACGGATATTCAGACGGCGACGTCGTGGCGCACGCCGTCATCGACGCGCTGCTCGGCGCGCTCGCGCTCGGTGATTGCGGTTCGCACTTCCCCGCAGGCGACGCTCGTTTCGCGGGTGCGCGGAGCCTGGATCTCCTGCGCCAAGCCGTCGCGCTTATCGCGGCGGAGAATCATGTGATTGGAAATGTCGACTGCACCATTGTTGCCGAACGGCCAGCGCTCGCCGCGTACATCGGTCAGATGCGTTCAAATCTCTCTCGCGCACTCGACGTGACGACCGCATTCGTGAGCGTCAAAGCGAAACGGACCGAGGGCCTGGGATTTGAAGGCGAGAGCCGCGGCATCGCGGCGTATGCGATCGCGAGCGTGAAGCCTGCGAGGCCGGCATTCCAGGCAAGTGACGAGGAATGAACAACAAGGGACCGCGGCTACGGTTCGCGCCGGCCCCCACCGGCTCACTCCACGTCGGCGGCGCGCGAACCGCACTTTTCAACTATCTCTTCGCGCGCAAACACGGCGGCGCGCTGATCCTGCGGTCTGAAGATACCGACAGCGCGCGCTCATCCTTGGAATCGGAAAAAGTCATACAAGACGATTTGCGCTGGCTCGGCCTCGCATGGGATGAGGGACCGGACATCGGCGGCCCCTTCGCGCCGTACCGGCAAACCGATCGCCGCGACACCTACGCGCTGGCCGCGGCGCGTCTCATGGAAGTCGGCCGCGCGTATCCATGCTACTGCACGCCGGAGGAGTTGGACGCGGCGCGCAAAGACGCGGAAGCGAAAGGATTGCCGCCGCGCTATCCGGGCACATGCCGCGATCTGACCGCCGAGCAGCGCGCCGCGCGAGAGCGGGAAGGCCGAAAGCCGGCATTGCGTTTTCCGGTGCCGTCGCGAGACATCTACGTCGAAGACCTGATCCGCGGTTCGGTGCACTTCCCCGGCAACACCATCGGCGATTTTGTCATCGTGAAATCCGAAGGTTTGCCCACCTACAATCTCGCGGCAGTCGTGGACGACGCAGGGATGGAGATAACGCACGTCATCCGCGGCGACGAGCACCTCCCCAATACGCCGCGACAAGTGCTCTTATATGAGGCGCTCGAGTTGCCGCCGCCGCTCTTCGCGCACGTCTCCATGATCCTCGCGCCGGACCATCAGAAACTCTCGAAGCGGCACGGTGCAACAGCGGTCGCGGAATATCGCGCCCAGGGCTACCTTCCGGATGCGCTCGTCAACTATCTCGCGCTGCTCGGGTGGTCGCCCGGAGACGATCGAGAGTTCTTCTCGCTCGCCGATCTGGTAGAAGCATTTTCGCTCGAACGTGTCGGCAAAAGCCCTGCCGTGTTCGATCACGCGAAGCTGCGCTGGTTCAACGCACACTATGTGCGCAGGCTGCCCGACGAGCAGCGGATAGAGCTGATCGCAGATTGGGCCGGTCAAAGCCCGGTGGTCGCAACGCTTCCGGCGTTCAGAGATCCTGCGTGGCGGCGCCTGCTCGACCGCGCGCTCGCAGACCACATCCATGAATTGAGCGATGTGCCGCGCGAGGCAAGCGCGCTCTTCGCGCCCGACGTGGAACTCGAGCCGTCGATGGCGGACGCGCTTGCCGATCCGGCGGCCCGTGCAATGGTTTTCGAACTCGCCACGCAAGCTGAATCCGCCAAGGACAATGCGCCTGCCTGGGCAACGGCGGTGAGCCGCGATGCGATCGTGGCGCTCGGCGCGCGCCACGGCCTGAAAGGGAGAGCGCTCTTCCGGCCGGTGCGCGCAGCGGTCACTGGATCGGAACACGGCCACGAATTGCCGCTGCTGCTCGCGCTTCTCGGGCCGGAACTCGTCGTACGCCGCATCCGCCGGTCGCTCGCGCGGGAGGACAGGCCGCCGACGGCTTGAACCAAGCGCGGTGATGACAGTGGAGACGCCCACGAACGAACCGACCTGTTGCTGCTGCTGCTGCGGCTGCTGTTGCTGCTGTTGAGCGAGCGCCGCATGCGCCCGTCTTCCTATTAAGCGCAATCGTACGCGGCCCCGACCGCGCCGGCAAGCAGAGCAGAAGCGAACCCCATGCGTCACGAATCGATCTTCCGTAAGATAGCCGCAGACTGGCGCGCGTGCTTCGCGCGCGATCCGGCTGCGCGCAATGCGCTCGACGTGCTCTTGAGCTATCCCGGTTTTCATGCGGTGTTCGCGTATCGTTTCATCCATCCGCTGCAGAGATGGGGCATTCCGGTTCTGCCGCGTCTTCTCGCGAATGTCACGCGGTTCTTCACCGGCGTCGAAATCCACCCGGGGGCTGAACTCGGCGCGGGATTGTTCATCGACCACGGAACGGGTGTCGTCATCGGAGAGACCGCCGAAGTCGGCCGCGACTGCACGCTCTATCAAGGCGTGACGCTCGGCGGCACGAGCCTGCAGCGCGGCAAGCGCCATCCGACGCTCGAAGACGGCGTGGTGGTCGGAGCCGGCGCCATCATTCTCGGAGCGATCACCGTCGGTCGAGGAGCAAAAATCGCAGCCGGGGCGGTCGTCGTGAAGGACATTCCACCGGACAGCACGGTTGTCGGCGTGCCCGGACGCGTCGTCTTCCAAAACGGTAAGAAAGTCGAGGAACCCGTCATCCCACACGTCGATATGCCGGATCCGGAGGACGACGCGATCAAAGCGCTCACGCGCCGGATCGAGGCGCTGGAAGCCCGCGACCGCAGCGAGGAGTCGCATGCCGATCCGCTTTTTTAACAGCCGGACGCGCCGCACGGACGATCTCACACCGCTGCATGACGGCGAAGTGAGCATCTACGTCTGCGGCATGACGCCGAATTCGCATCCGCATCTCGGACATGCGCGTACGTTTCTGACCTTCGATGTCTTGCGGCGTCATCTGCGTTCGCGCGGCCTCACGGTACGCTACGTACAGAACGTCACCGATATCGATGACAAGATCATCGAACGGGCGGCTGCAGATAAGACGCCGTGGACGGACGTCGTGGCGCGATTCTACGGCGAGTACGAAGCATGCGCCCGACAATTGCGTATCGCCGAGCCCGACGTGCTCGCGCGCGCCACCTCCGAGATGGATGAGATCGTCGCGATGATCGCGCAGCTCGTCGCGCTGGACAAAGCGTATGAGACGGCGGACGGCGTCTATTTCAAGGTGAAGTCTTTTGCCCGTTATGGCGAATTGAGCGGACGCCAGATCGACGAGCTCCAGGCGGGTTCGCGCATCGAAGTGCGCGAGCAGAAAGCCGATCCGCTCGACTTCGCGCTGTGGAAGAAAGCCAAGCCGGGGGAGCCGACGTGGCCGAGCCCGTGGGGACCGGGCCGCCCCGGCTGGCACATCGAGTGCTCGGCGATGTCGCGCCGCCATCTCGGCGATCAGATCGATATCCATGGAGGCGCGACCGATCTGATCTTCCCGCACCACGAGAACGAGATCGCGCAGACTGAGAGCTGCACGGGCTTGCATCCGATGGCGGCCATCTGGATGCATGCGGGGCTCCTCAACGTGGACGGTCAGAAGATGAGCAAGTCGCTCGGCAATTTCATGCCGCTGGTCGATCTGCTGAAGCGGCATTCCTGGGCGGCCATCCGCTATTTCTTCCTGCAGACCGGCTATCGCAAGCCCACCAATTTCACGGATTCTGCGCTCGAAGCGGCCACCAAAGGTCTGCGCGGCCTGTACGCTGATATTGAGGCGCTGCGAGTCGCCGCGGGCGCGCGCCCGGCGCGCACCGATCAAGCCGCCGACGCCGAAGAATTCGACGCGCTCTTGGACGATGATCTCAACACGGCCGGCGCCGTCGGCTGGCTTCAGAAGCGGCTCAAGGCGGAACGCACAGCTGCGGCGCAGCGCGATGGATCACCGCAGGCCGCCGTGGCGCTCGCCGAGCGCTGCCTGGCTGTGCTCGGCTTGCCGGCGACGGTCGACGAAGCCGGTCTGACTCAAGCCGAATCTTCACTGCGTCTGACGGACGCGGCCCGTTTGAGTTTGCGCATTATCGCCGGTGACGGCCACTCGGACGACCGTAAGCTCGTCGACCGCGTTGTCGCTATACGCTTGGCCGCGCGCGAAGCGCGCGACTTCGCCGCGTCCGATCGCCTGCGCGACGTGCTGCTGAAGTCGGGCATCGCGGTCAAAGATTCGAAATCCGGATCCGAGTGGACCGTCATTGAATCCGAGTAAGCCGGAGGCAAGACGCGAGTCTGAATATATCTTCGGCGTTCACGCCGTTGCGGAAGCGATAGCCGCCGGCGAGCCGCTCGAGCGCATCATCGTCGGGAAACGGCGTACCGCCGATCGCGAGCTCTCGGTCGTCCTCAAAGAAGCCGCGGCGCGCGGCACGCGCGTTGAAATAGAAGAAGAGGCGATGTTCCGCCGTTTCGGCGACGCGCGCCATCAACACGTGGTGGCGATCGCGCCGCCATTTCGTTATGCAGAGTGGAGTACGTTGCTCGCCGCGGTCCGCGAGCGGGATGACGCGATCGTCGTCGCGCTCGATCACATCGAAGATCCGCATAACGTCGGCGCGATCTTGCGCAACGCCGAGGCCGCGGGCGCTGTGGGAGCGGTGCTGCCGGATCGCCGGAGCGCGTCCGTCACCGCATCGGTTCGGCGAGCGGCAGCCGGAGCTGCTTCACACTTGGCGATTGCCCGTGTCCCGAACTTGGTCAGGGCGTTCGAGGATTTGAAGCGCGAAGGGTGCTGGGTCATCGGCACCGCCGCGGCGCCCGGCACGCCCGACTACACCTCGGTCGATCTAACGGGGCGTTGCGTGATCGTTATCGGCGCGGAGGGCAAAGGCATATCCCGCTTGGCTTTGGTGCGATGCGACCTGCTCGCAAGAATCCCGATGCAGGGGAAGATAGCATCACTGAATGCGTCATCTGCCTCGGCGATCATGCTCTTCGAGGCGGTGCGTCAGAGGTCGCAACGAAAGCTTGTGACGAGCAGAACAAGCGGTCAAAGCCCCGTCAATCCTTGACTTCCGCCCTGCGCACACCTATAATCACAAAGGATAAAAAGAGGGGCAGAGCCGCTCTAATCATCGGGGGTAGACAACACACTTGGCGGCACTCCATCAGACCGAAGAAAACCTAGACTATAGCGAACGCGCCGACGAAGAACTCGTAAATGCAGCGAAATGTGGCGACAATCTCGCCATGGAGTTCCTGCTCAATAAGTATAAGAACTTCGTCCGCATCAAAGCGAAAAGCTACTTCCTCATCGGCGCCGACCGAGAGGACATCATCCAAGAGGGAATGATCGGCCTGTACAAGGCCGTTCGCGACTTCCGCGCCGACAAATTGTCGTCGTTCCGCGCGTTTGCGGAGCTGTGCATCACGCGGCAGATCATCACTGCCATCAAGACGGCCACGCGCCAGAAGCACATCCCGCTGAACCAGTACATCTCGCTGAACAAGCCCATCTACGACGAAGACAGCGAACGAACGCTGTTGGATGTCATGGCGAGCGCCAAGATGTCCGATCCCGAGGAACTGGTGATCAATCAGGAAGTCTCGGAAGACATCAAGGAGCGGATCCAGGAGAATCTGAGCGACCTCGAGTCGCAAGTGCTCCTGAGCTATCTCGAGGGCAAATCGTACCAGGAGATGGCGCGCGACTTGAACCGGCACGTCAAGTCCATCGACAACGCGCTCCAGCGCGTCAAGCGCAAGATCGAAAAGAACTTGAGCGAAGTCGACCTCTACTAAGACGAAGATGAATGTAGGGCGGACCTTTATGGTCCGCCGTTACGCTCGGACGACACATGTGGGGCGGACCTTTATGGTCCGCCTATCCATTTTGTCTCTCTTGGGATTACTCTGCGCATGCGCGGCTTCCGATCCGCTCGATGGCTTCGCATTCACGCCGCCGGCTGGGTGGACGGCGCTGCCGCCGCACGAGGGTTCGCGGCTTTGGACAAATCCTCGCAATCCGGGTGAAGAAGTGCTCGTGACGCGGCCCGGCGACCTCGCGCCCGGCGAAGACCGAACCGTTTCCGGCAAACCCGTCACGATTTGCGGCGGTCACCCCGCTACGCTGACGGTGAAGATCGGCTCGGCATTCGGCCAGCCTGCGCGTCTCGAATCGATCACGGCGATATGGCAGAACGTCCGTATCATGGCCGCGTACATCCGTCCGATGTCGGCTCGCGCGAACCCAAACGCCGAAGCTTCGCTCCGCTCCGTCTGCCCCCGCTCGATCTGACGGCCACGCAAC
It encodes:
- the hemW gene encoding radical SAM family heme chaperone HemW; amino-acid sequence: MFHPLNDPTPRESTGDDAAGVYVHIPFCDRICPYCDFAVVRTRESAIDRYCAALHAEIGRSSGPRRVGTVYFGGGTPSAIGPDRIAALTTFIFEKFTIAPDSIECTLEANPSRGGDDIRRWREAGVNRLSVGVQSFDDAELRRLGRDHSSADAAEFLRAARSAGFENISLDLIAGSPGQSLEGFRDSLRSAVATGVDHVSVYGLTIEAATPYATWFAREPQAFPDDDLVAALLEEADCQLTAAGFVHYEISNFARPGFESAHNRGYWRQADCAAFGMSAAGYRDGVRFVNVRGFDAYCEAIEAHRSAIAELELLDFGRRVGEAAMLALRTSDGIIYDEFERRFGVDARAIFGAARKKCSAAGLLEESAAGAHLSSRGRLLANSVCAEFLTPDLPRNEHA
- the ispD gene encoding 2-C-methyl-D-erythritol 4-phosphate cytidylyltransferase; the encoded protein is MTGVGAVTAILAAAGRGVRLGSRKQLLAFQGKPLAAWSLETFAACPLVTDIVVVCEADEHEAFVALSRDRGGGKVRAVVSGGERRQDSVYAGLRAAPAQTAIAIVHDGARPFVTGEQIEAVLAAAREGGAAILAVPEKETVKQAGEGGAVARTLPREALWHAQTPQAFEFGILMRAYAAAEQGGFVGTDCSMLVEAAGETAVRIVEGSYDNVKITTPEDLIIAEHIARARLGAT
- the ispF gene encoding 2-C-methyl-D-erythritol 2,4-cyclodiphosphate synthase produces the protein MRVGFGYDAHPLVAGRLLVLAGVEVPYARGLDGYSDGDVVAHAVIDALLGALALGDCGSHFPAGDARFAGARSLDLLRQAVALIAAENHVIGNVDCTIVAERPALAAYIGQMRSNLSRALDVTTAFVSVKAKRTEGLGFEGESRGIAAYAIASVKPARPAFQASDEE
- the gltX gene encoding glutamate--tRNA ligase — its product is MNNKGPRLRFAPAPTGSLHVGGARTALFNYLFARKHGGALILRSEDTDSARSSLESEKVIQDDLRWLGLAWDEGPDIGGPFAPYRQTDRRDTYALAAARLMEVGRAYPCYCTPEELDAARKDAEAKGLPPRYPGTCRDLTAEQRAAREREGRKPALRFPVPSRDIYVEDLIRGSVHFPGNTIGDFVIVKSEGLPTYNLAAVVDDAGMEITHVIRGDEHLPNTPRQVLLYEALELPPPLFAHVSMILAPDHQKLSKRHGATAVAEYRAQGYLPDALVNYLALLGWSPGDDREFFSLADLVEAFSLERVGKSPAVFDHAKLRWFNAHYVRRLPDEQRIELIADWAGQSPVVATLPAFRDPAWRRLLDRALADHIHELSDVPREASALFAPDVELEPSMADALADPAARAMVFELATQAESAKDNAPAWATAVSRDAIVALGARHGLKGRALFRPVRAAVTGSEHGHELPLLLALLGPELVVRRIRRSLAREDRPPTA
- the cysE gene encoding serine O-acetyltransferase; translated protein: MRHESIFRKIAADWRACFARDPAARNALDVLLSYPGFHAVFAYRFIHPLQRWGIPVLPRLLANVTRFFTGVEIHPGAELGAGLFIDHGTGVVIGETAEVGRDCTLYQGVTLGGTSLQRGKRHPTLEDGVVVGAGAIILGAITVGRGAKIAAGAVVVKDIPPDSTVVGVPGRVVFQNGKKVEEPVIPHVDMPDPEDDAIKALTRRIEALEARDRSEESHADPLF
- the cysS gene encoding cysteine--tRNA ligase; its protein translation is MPIRFFNSRTRRTDDLTPLHDGEVSIYVCGMTPNSHPHLGHARTFLTFDVLRRHLRSRGLTVRYVQNVTDIDDKIIERAAADKTPWTDVVARFYGEYEACARQLRIAEPDVLARATSEMDEIVAMIAQLVALDKAYETADGVYFKVKSFARYGELSGRQIDELQAGSRIEVREQKADPLDFALWKKAKPGEPTWPSPWGPGRPGWHIECSAMSRRHLGDQIDIHGGATDLIFPHHENEIAQTESCTGLHPMAAIWMHAGLLNVDGQKMSKSLGNFMPLVDLLKRHSWAAIRYFFLQTGYRKPTNFTDSALEAATKGLRGLYADIEALRVAAGARPARTDQAADAEEFDALLDDDLNTAGAVGWLQKRLKAERTAAAQRDGSPQAAVALAERCLAVLGLPATVDEAGLTQAESSLRLTDAARLSLRIIAGDGHSDDRKLVDRVVAIRLAAREARDFAASDRLRDVLLKSGIAVKDSKSGSEWTVIESE
- the rlmB gene encoding 23S rRNA (guanosine(2251)-2'-O)-methyltransferase RlmB; this encodes MNPSKPEARRESEYIFGVHAVAEAIAAGEPLERIIVGKRRTADRELSVVLKEAAARGTRVEIEEEAMFRRFGDARHQHVVAIAPPFRYAEWSTLLAAVRERDDAIVVALDHIEDPHNVGAILRNAEAAGAVGAVLPDRRSASVTASVRRAAAGAASHLAIARVPNLVRAFEDLKREGCWVIGTAAAPGTPDYTSVDLTGRCVIVIGAEGKGISRLALVRCDLLARIPMQGKIASLNASSASAIMLFEAVRQRSQRKLVTSRTSGQSPVNP
- the sigH gene encoding RNA polymerase sporulation sigma factor SigH encodes the protein MAALHQTEENLDYSERADEELVNAAKCGDNLAMEFLLNKYKNFVRIKAKSYFLIGADREDIIQEGMIGLYKAVRDFRADKLSSFRAFAELCITRQIITAIKTATRQKHIPLNQYISLNKPIYDEDSERTLLDVMASAKMSDPEELVINQEVSEDIKERIQENLSDLESQVLLSYLEGKSYQEMARDLNRHVKSIDNALQRVKRKIEKNLSEVDLY